One window from the genome of Terriglobales bacterium encodes:
- a CDS encoding biopolymer transporter ExbD produces the protein MRLGEPARMQAAINITPLVDVVLVLLIIFMVMAPQMRKGPDVNLPNTTKPSSQGDERGRILVSIDESGGLWINDQSVAPEHFDESLRAAVGAETSPKIVIRGDAKLNFREVREVMVAIEQTGFRGVGLIAKRTGAEGK, from the coding sequence ATGCGACTCGGTGAGCCGGCCAGAATGCAGGCGGCCATCAACATCACGCCGCTCGTCGACGTGGTGCTGGTGCTGCTGATCATCTTCATGGTGATGGCGCCCCAGATGCGGAAGGGGCCCGACGTCAACCTGCCGAACACGACCAAACCGAGCTCGCAGGGCGACGAGAGAGGCCGAATCCTGGTGTCCATAGACGAGTCTGGCGGGTTGTGGATCAACGATCAGTCTGTCGCACCCGAGCATTTCGACGAGTCTCTCCGCGCTGCGGTGGGCGCCGAGACGAGCCCCAAGATTGTGATCCGAGGCGATGCAAAGCTGAATTTCCGCGAGGTTCGTGAGGTCATGGTCGCGATCGAGCAGACCGGTTTTCGCGGAGTCGGACTGATCGCCAAGCGCACTGGCGCAGAAGGAAAGTGA